From a region of the Candidatus Ozemobacteraceae bacterium genome:
- the fabF gene encoding beta-ketoacyl-ACP synthase II — MKRVFVTGMGAVTPIGIGIDEFATNLKAGVSGVGPITRFDASKHTARIAAEVKNFDPTLYISKKEVRRHDRYSQFAMAASEMAIKQAGMTSENFDPARVGVIIATGIGGISTMEAEHDTYMKSGPGRVSPFLVPMMICNIASGCLAMAHGFKGPNYCVVSACASGLHAIGEAWQKVQLGIVDAMICGGAEAGITPLTVAGFAQMKALSTRNDEPTKASRPYDKDRDGFVMGEGSGSIVLESEESMLKRGAKPIAELVGYGCSADAYHLTAPDPNGEGAFLAMKQALAWNSIPAEQIDYVNAHGTSTPVGDPVEVVAIKRVFGDHAKKLAVNSTKSMIGHLLGAAGAVGTVATLIQMSRGFLHPTINHDQPGEGCDLDFVPNTAREAKIRHAIVNSFGFGGQNASLLFKAV, encoded by the coding sequence ATGAAACGGGTGTTCGTAACCGGCATGGGAGCCGTAACTCCCATCGGCATCGGCATCGATGAGTTTGCCACCAACCTGAAAGCGGGCGTCAGCGGCGTTGGCCCCATAACCCGCTTCGATGCATCAAAGCATACCGCCCGCATCGCGGCGGAGGTCAAGAATTTCGATCCCACGCTGTATATCAGCAAGAAGGAAGTCCGCCGCCACGATCGATATTCGCAGTTCGCGATGGCCGCAAGCGAGATGGCGATCAAACAGGCCGGCATGACCTCCGAGAATTTCGATCCTGCACGCGTCGGCGTCATCATCGCCACCGGCATCGGCGGCATCAGCACGATGGAAGCCGAGCACGACACGTATATGAAGTCGGGCCCCGGCCGCGTCAGCCCATTTCTGGTGCCGATGATGATCTGCAACATCGCTTCCGGCTGTCTCGCCATGGCCCACGGCTTCAAGGGGCCGAACTACTGCGTCGTTTCGGCCTGCGCTTCGGGGCTCCATGCGATCGGTGAGGCGTGGCAGAAAGTCCAGCTCGGGATCGTCGATGCGATGATCTGCGGAGGCGCAGAGGCGGGCATCACCCCTCTGACCGTCGCCGGTTTCGCGCAGATGAAAGCCCTCTCGACCCGAAATGACGAACCCACGAAAGCCTCCCGCCCCTACGATAAGGATCGCGACGGCTTCGTCATGGGCGAAGGCAGCGGTTCCATCGTTCTCGAATCAGAAGAGAGCATGCTCAAACGCGGCGCGAAGCCGATCGCCGAGCTTGTCGGCTACGGCTGCAGCGCCGACGCCTATCATCTCACCGCTCCCGATCCGAACGGCGAGGGTGCGTTTCTCGCCATGAAGCAGGCGCTGGCCTGGAACTCGATTCCGGCCGAACAGATCGACTACGTGAACGCTCACGGAACTTCGACGCCGGTCGGCGATCCGGTCGAAGTCGTTGCGATCAAGCGCGTATTCGGAGATCATGCGAAAAAACTAGCCGTGAACTCGACCAAGTCCATGATCGGTCACCTGCTCGGCGCCGCGGGAGCGGTCGGAACGGTGGCGACCCTGATCCAGATGAGCCGCGGTTTCCTCCATCCCACGATCAATCATGATCAGCCGGGCGAGGGGTGCGATCTCGATTTCGTTCCCAACACGGCGCGCGAGGCGAAGATTCGCCATGCCATCGTGAACTCGTTCGGATTCGGCGGACAGAACGCGAGCCTGCTTTTCAAAGCCGTCTGA
- a CDS encoding stage V sporulation protein S, whose amino-acid sequence MEVLRVASSSNPKSVAGAIAAVLEHDSRVELLAVGAGAVNQTVKAIAVTRGYVAPKGIELVTIIAFAKIDIDGNEKTAIKFIVEAR is encoded by the coding sequence ATGGAAGTATTGAGAGTTGCATCATCGTCGAATCCGAAATCCGTCGCAGGCGCCATAGCGGCAGTTCTCGAACACGATTCACGGGTCGAGTTGCTCGCCGTGGGAGCCGGAGCCGTCAACCAGACGGTCAAGGCCATCGCCGTCACCCGCGGCTACGTCGCCCCCAAAGGCATCGAACTGGTCACCATCATTGCATTTGCGAAAATCGATATTGACGGTAACGAAAAAACCGCCATCAAATTCATCGTCGAAGCCCGCTGA
- a CDS encoding tetratricopeptide repeat protein, translated as MPRAFRLLVAAGTGLLLFAADPGVPTYGQVATEMASSKVPELQKKLQEDPENTEVLLQLALEYSLQKEFSKAVDIYFRLLKLDPNNFHAYNNLGILYKKTGQYSDALHCYEQARRLQPDSYWVPYNMGLAYEAMGRMQEARESYGKALSLNPDFTQALQRLRELSEDPSRVAPLPPPPGAQVLVADRPSGQPTAVSVSKTGGETPDGEKSALSEKPSGTARTETVGKGGKSEKPEKPAKSGASSPMIRTLRTGPAATLYNEAMDALEKEELTKAIEVYVRCVIMEREFLSEPENGLIQKGLDLLNDRPNSMSEGLFYRGYLLSISKSLDKAIPDLETYIAKNPKGPFVTEAQKIINRYESDLAAAELLKQQQASAAAVLEAAKAAQQAAAPGSFTPRPDDVTLRTFSPGQILDEANRLSRENRTRDAIAVLRSGLEKEPENIPLLMAIGNAYVDLLLQKSDRDAGLMARDIFEKVIRIAPADSKESGIAAGIIKELDSRLK; from the coding sequence ATGCCCCGGGCCTTCCGCCTTCTCGTCGCGGCGGGCACCGGGTTGTTGCTGTTCGCGGCGGATCCCGGAGTTCCGACGTATGGCCAGGTCGCAACGGAGATGGCGTCGAGCAAGGTTCCGGAACTGCAGAAGAAGCTCCAGGAAGACCCGGAGAACACCGAGGTCCTCCTCCAGCTTGCTCTCGAGTATTCCCTGCAGAAGGAATTTTCAAAAGCTGTTGATATATATTTTAGACTTTTGAAACTCGATCCGAACAATTTCCATGCCTACAACAACCTCGGCATTCTCTACAAGAAGACCGGCCAGTATTCCGATGCCCTGCACTGCTATGAGCAGGCCCGCCGTCTCCAGCCCGATTCCTACTGGGTGCCGTACAACATGGGACTCGCCTACGAAGCGATGGGGCGTATGCAGGAGGCGCGCGAGTCGTATGGAAAGGCGCTGTCGCTGAATCCAGACTTCACTCAGGCGCTCCAGCGCCTGCGCGAATTGTCCGAAGACCCGTCACGAGTCGCCCCGCTTCCGCCTCCGCCCGGCGCGCAGGTGCTTGTCGCCGATCGCCCCTCGGGCCAGCCGACGGCCGTTTCCGTCTCTAAAACAGGCGGAGAAACTCCTGACGGAGAAAAGTCCGCCTTATCCGAAAAACCGTCTGGAACAGCCCGCACGGAGACCGTCGGAAAAGGCGGGAAGTCTGAGAAACCGGAAAAACCGGCAAAGTCAGGGGCTTCATCGCCCATGATCCGGACCCTCAGGACGGGGCCGGCGGCCACGCTGTACAACGAAGCCATGGATGCCCTCGAAAAAGAGGAGCTGACGAAGGCCATCGAGGTATACGTGCGGTGTGTCATCATGGAGCGGGAGTTCCTTTCGGAACCCGAAAACGGCCTGATCCAGAAGGGGCTCGATCTGCTCAACGACCGGCCCAACAGTATGAGCGAAGGGCTGTTCTATCGCGGGTATCTGCTTTCGATCTCGAAAAGCCTGGACAAGGCGATCCCGGATCTAGAGACCTATATCGCGAAGAATCCGAAGGGACCGTTCGTCACCGAGGCCCAGAAGATCATCAACCGCTACGAGAGCGATCTTGCCGCAGCCGAACTTCTCAAACAGCAGCAGGCTTCTGCGGCGGCTGTTCTCGAGGCTGCGAAAGCCGCACAGCAGGCTGCCGCACCCGGCAGCTTCACGCCCCGCCCCGATGATGTGACGCTCAGGACGTTCAGCCCCGGTCAGATCCTCGACGAGGCGAACAGGCTTTCCCGAGAGAACCGGACGCGTGACGCGATTGCCGTGCTGCGAAGCGGCCTCGAAAAAGAGCCCGAGAACATTCCCCTACTGATGGCGATCGGCAATGCCTATGTCGACCTCCTGCTCCAGAAGAGCGACAGGGACGCCGGCCTGATGGCCCGAGACATCTTCGAAAAAGTCATCCGCATCGCGCCGGCCGACTCGAAAGAGTCAGGCATCGCCGCCGGTATCATCAAGGAGCTCGACTCCCGCCTGAAGTAG